The Macrobrachium rosenbergii isolate ZJJX-2024 chromosome 14, ASM4041242v1, whole genome shotgun sequence sequence GTATCTGAACTTTTTAGTTgttaagttttattatgaaacgATTATAACTGATTTTAACACAacattttcttgcatatttattcatatattcatattttggcaagtgctaaaatatttgttttgaaattaattgtAACGTTACATTAAAAgctattttaattgattttatccTAGCATTCtcttcacatatatttatatattaatatcattatttacattCTTATGACAATTGGAAATAATTATacgttttaaaaacataaaaaaatatttagttgtcATTTCGATTATCAAACAAGTGTAAGCTAAatttagtctatatatatatatatattatatatatatatatatatatatatatatatatatatatatatatatatatatatatatatatatatatatatatatatatatatatacacatattattcacatacacacacaaacacacacacacatacagtatatatatatatatatatatatatatatatatatatatatatatatatatatatatatatatatatatatatatacattatcgtTTTATCATTAGTGAGATCATTCCTATACCAATAACTTCCCTCTCATTTAacataaacaagacaaaaaacaaaaataaaaatcaataaacagttCGTGATCAAAAAGGAACATACAGAATTCCTTTTCTCCTCCTGACCATCTTGGAAGAGTTCCAGAATTCCGTTAAATGTCCGAAATTCTCTTTATCATTTCTGCTTCTCCTTAGTAGCGGATTTAATGTGATCGTAATAGAAAATATAGACTTTGGTTTTCAACCAAATGAGATCCTACGTTACGGCAAAGGACacgaaaaggaagaagaagttcTGGCATAGGATCTCACTCGTAGAAGGATTCCAAAAAGGAGTTTGGTACCAGGAAAGGGATTTGAAGCCCTTGTGTTTAGATTTTGTATTTAGAATGGTATCCTATTTGGATAAATGGTTCAAGACCCAGATTGCTCATACGTCATatgtatttgctctctctctctctctcatatatatatatatatatatatatatatatatatatatatatatatatatatactgtatatatatacgtatataaatttgtatgtatatacatatatgtttacaaataaacacattacgtatattcatgtatatatatatatatatatatatatatatatatatatatatatatatatatatatatataatgagtaaaaaaagccacaataatataattgataaattgtatttttaagatacaaaatatacaaaaaggggataaaaacaagggagctttcgaccgtttgcgcaacggtcctcttcagctgaagaggaccgttgcgcaaacggtcgaaagctcccttgtttttatccccttttttgtatatttttgtatcttaaaaatacaatttatcaattatattattgtggcttttttactcattattttcgaccACAATACAGTGATgctccacagatatatatatgtatatatatgtatgtcacgaaaatatctttatttatgtgcgtatgtatgtgtgtatatatatatatatatatatatatatatatatatatatatatatatatatatatatatatatatatatatatatatatatatataatcagaaaactacaaacgtcctttaatatcaattcctctacctcggaaataatatattttcatatatgttaccgaaggggaatttttagttgataataagtccaccgtcccgtggggtcgaaccagcgaccgactgcgttagtgtgtcactgtagtcctgattcctcgtccgtcgctggttcgaccccacggacggtggacttattatcaactaaaaatccccttcggtaacatatatgaaaatatattatttccgaggtagagtgaattggatattaaaggacgtttgtagctttctgattgtatatgaatcacggtgatgtgataaatagtcatatatatatatatatatatatatatatatatctatatatatatatatatatatatatatatatatatatatatatatatatgtgtgtgtgtgtgtgtgtgtgtgtatatatatatatattgtatttatttcttgatttcttcatcattatGTAAAATCATCTGTTATCTCGTTTAATTCTGATGAATACTGATAACGTTTAATTGTCTGATAACAAAGATTCATAACTTCAAATTCTTACGAACGCAAAAAGTACTTAATCCTCATAAATCTGTgcaatttatttatagttttttcattgctttaattTATAGGCCACTAACACAAAATTTATCTTTTGGTCCCTACAACTTGGTTTTAACAATACATTGCAAAGccagttttaataaccataaatcaatcaagtaAATTTCAACAATAACTAGGAAATCAAATCTAGACTTAACAgccttcattttattgttatttgtgtattatttatgtaatacTTTGACCCCAAATGATCAACATCAGAGAAGAAAAACTGAGTCTAGTAGGAACGtggagataaaaaagaaacactttttgACGCACCTGGATGTGCTCCGAAGATGTTTtctatgtttatttaattttttaaccaTGATTCTCTTTAGTTCCTTTGGGAAGAATACGAATCTCACAACAACTGTGACCCGGTAAGAAAACCtatcaaaagaaggggaaataTATCacatttgatatttaatattattttttcgtcCCTGTTCTACGAAAGCTGCAATACGTCATCCCCTCACAATAGCAATATTAGTAATGAGTACAAAGGGCAGCAGAAAAATAGTGTGATATAGAAAACGGGATTGGATTATGAAAGGGAAACGGCAATATTTCTTGTTGACATGTATTGGAGAGGGTGCAATCCTACCTGCCTGACAATAGGAGGTGTCTCTTCTGCGGAGTCGTCTTAAAGAACGATATTTGATACaaagacatatttttttatgatagttctctctctctctctctctctctctctctctctctctctctctctctctctctctctctctctctctctccaaaggaagACTAGAACATAGAATGTTTTCTCAGATATGAGTTACCTAAAGGATTTGCAAAGGGCCTTTGAATATGTGACtggcaaataatttttattctgttgtgATTAGAAATTTTTGTTCACGATTCTGTGCTTTTAAAGAAATACTGGTTGCTTTTTTAAATTCTATGTGTTATACAATCTAAACaaagttattgaaaaaatatattaaatcttttgtttttataattaggCATAACATAGTCTTTCTCTAGATTCTAAATACAGCCAAATTCAGTTCAGCCCCAATAAATTCTTTCTgtaattatgcatgtatatatacataacacaaacctatatatatatatactgtatatatatatatatatatatatatatatatatatatatatatatatatatatatatatatatatatatactgtatatatatatatatatatatatatatatatatatatatatatatatatatatattatatatatattgtatatacatatataattttccaattgATATCTGTCTATTCAAATTCTAAGTATGGAGGGTCACTGACTATTTAAAAGAATTAATCGGTTTCTTCgtcttaggaaaaaaaataaaaaccaactttttttttattggatttcatATGTGACAGCAATGAGACCATTCTATTCCCTTAAGTTACCTGAAAGGATTTCGATATCTGATTTCCATCCGACTACCAAaagtagtaaatgaaaaataatttattttctagcTATTTAATCTTTTGATCGCGTGTACCTGGATTAAAGATTATAATTTTACGAGCAATTACGCGTATTTTTACTTACAAGTTTGTAATGAATGTCTTCATTCAAACCGTCATTTTTGGCGTATCAACTACGACTCAGACGTTAAAAATCTCCAAAACtccccttttttaaatttttcttcgcAATTTTACCGACGGTCATTGAAAAGCTAATGGCCACGGAGCTGGGAGATAATACCCGAGTATAATGAGAAAAGTTCAAAGTAATACCCGGAGCTGTAGACGTAATATCTTTATTTAGGACATCGCCGTCACCATAACGTTACTTCTGGGGCTTGGTCAATGACGCGTTTTCGGTGATAGAATTTGGGAGAGTTGAATTTCTCTAATATTAATCGCTTTGTAGATGTCAAGCTGTGTTGCTCGATCTCATTCTATCAATACAGGTATAGGAattctatgtgtatgtatgtatacatatgattgcgtgttttatatagatatatacacacacacacacatatatatatatatatatatatatatatatatatatatatatatatatatatatatatatatatatatatatggatagaaagACAGATACATAAAGCAAAATGCCTAAGGGAATTCCGGTAATATTTAGCGAAATAAGTCATTGTGACATAATTGTATCCAGGAATCTCATAAGGATAATCTGAACATTTTTTATTCGTGGTTTTATTCCAGTATCATTTTCACTCATTCCGTTTTACAATAGGCGAGGAAGCATTTAATTCTACGTATAAATTGGCATTATTGCTAGACGTATTAATCTCAGTGTGCGCAATTCTGAGTTTTTGGACTTAACGTGATTAACGGTCTTTCCCGTTTGATAAACGTGAGGTTCTTATTAAGAGAGCATCTTTTGTTTCATCTTGGCCCCAATAAATGAAGCATaaattgcatataaatatatgtgtatatatatacatacacacatacatatacatacacacatatatttatatataaatatatatatatatatatatatatatatatatatatatatatatatatatatatatatatatatatatatatatatatatatatatatatatatatatgtgtgtgcgtttgagaATGATTCATAAAATAGTTCCCACTACCAGGTACAACTAACTTCAGTACAGGTTATCTTGAGACGTTTTTCATTTCGTCTACAACTCTGCCACAATGCAAATAGgaatataaatgataagaaaacagTCGATTTTCTCACAGGAATACTCAAAATCTGTGTTGTAAGTATTAAAGAACTAATAAGGCTAGTATTAAGAGTTACATTTCAAATAGTACCAGTTTTGTAGACCAATATTTACTCAAACAATACCTTTCTGATAACACATTATGTAACATAATTCACTCTTTTCCTTAACTCTCCTACAAATCCCGAGACTCTGATTTGTTGCCGAGCTTCCTAGCCTTGATAGCCGTCAACAAAAGAGCAACGCCGCTAAAAAATTGTCCAGTCCTTGTCTCTATAGATACAGTTGTAAAAAAACAAACCAGTGCCAACTTCTTGCCACATGTTAACGAAAGTTACGAAGCTGGGACGTGTCACATTATTTGAACTTGTGCAGTCAATCAGAAGTTATTACAGAACACAGGACCTTCTTCCatggtttcagagagagagagagagagagagagagagagagagagagagagagagagagagagagagagagagagagtttaatttacGTGGTGACAGAATGAAgcgtttttaaaatttatataaaaaaccccatgaatttttaattgttgtgattcaaattataattaaatgtatattccatattatttcttaaaagtatATAGACCAGGCTATCCTATACAGCAATCCCATAAACCTTCACAAAACAACATTGACAAACAAAACTTTAGAACGATTCCCCAAGATGGGTGAAACGAATAATAGGTATTGCTCTCTAGGACAAGTTTTCAGTCATGTCCGGGGAAGATGCACGTGTCAATTATAGTCCCGCCTagcgtgtaagttattcctaaggtgtatgtgtatacacacacacaaacatatatatacatatatatgaatcacaCAATTCTTTAATTATACCTTGTCAAATAATATCTGTTTCTAATTTACTTATCCCAGGAGAAGATGTATGTATTATTCAAGTCATAAGTGTTTAAATTTATCGTTTAAAATTTGGCACAAATACGAATGCTATTTCGTAGTTAAAACACATTCTAATTCagaaataactatataaaaaatatgatgaaaatacaacccaaaaacaggaataaattcatctcaaacataaaacacaaatgtTGTAGAAGGAACAGACAAACACTGTAAAATGGCCTACTCACTTGATAGCGTAGATCCTACCCATTTTAACTCATATCCGGTGAGCGTCCtggaaaaacaagttttattattattattattattattattattattattattattattattattattattattattattattattatttggaatataattttctgctttttaccttatacttttatgtaattatattgaAATTAACACATATCTTTATCTTCATGACCGtctacttttcatgttatttgtcaCACTGTGTTGTCTATTATTACATGCAACTATATCTCTCTCACCGGTACGAAAAAAATGAGTgacaattaataattaataactggATTGCTTTATCAAAATGGGAATTATGACAATTTAATCAGCTcaacttaaaactttttttgataattttgtttagagtaaatgttcaagaaaaaatgcatatatatatatatatatatattttcattgaattttttatctgtctgtctgtctctttctcattGATATCAAGAAATCGATGTAATGAACAATTAATCATCAATAATTATTCACTGGATTACTACATATCTAGTTATGGATTATAACGATTTATAATCAGCTTAATTTTACACACGCTCTTATTAATTCTGTTTCgtttaaatgttgaaaaaatgcatatttatctCCACTGaatttcttgtctctctctctctctctctctctctctctctctctctctctcttttactaaacTTACAAAAAACCGTGACAGAGGGAGGATACATATGTGTGAAGTTGGAATAGGCACTTTGAAGTTTTAATAGAAAAACTTACCATTTACAAAGTGCAGGGACGAATTGCATGTCGGTTAAGAACGGAGAAAAGTCacgtgattaagaagaaatgtcTTAGAAAGGTGCtttagtatgattttttttaatttgaagatATTACAGTTTTTATAAACAGTACATAAAAGGATGATATTTTAAACATGTCTCCtttacacacccacatacacacacacacacacatatataaacatatttgggtatttttgtgtgtatatatatatatatatatatatatatatatatatatatatatatatatatatatatatgttatacatatatatatatatatatatatatatatatatatatatatatatatatatatatatatatatatatacacgaaatactgaaatataaaatatgtatcacagACAAATAAACTACATTTATAACACCCTTCcacattatcaaaacaaatgcaGATTCACTTCACCATTATCGTCACACAATATCAGTTCAGCTGCGGAGCGAATATTACAACATCCGATATTATCCTACGAAGTGGCAACGCATCATTACGCTCGAGTGAACACGCTCCTAATTATCGACATTTcatattcatggaaaaatatcTGTTCAAATGACTGACAAGAGGGTTACTCTTAAAGAGGAATTAATATCAGTTGATTCCCGGTCTGTGTGGGATAATGACTACAATGACAGTGCTCACGGCGCGTTCGGAATCTTCATTATACTGCGGCGTGATGCTTTGGGTTCATTATAGCAGCGCGGTAAGTGATTTCAGATAAAAGTATACGGTTGGAAGTGTGCTGGTTATTGGAGGCGAGATGGATGAGGATAAATCAGCAATTGTGGGATTGCCAtttaatgtgttattattattattattattattattattattattattattattattattattattattattatgtttggaaaactgaagatgatgataatttcCTTTGTCATTTACTTAATACATCTttaattcattgttatttaatgtattattattattattattattattattattattattattattattattattattattatacaattcaCAATCTGAACACTGAATATGATTATAATTCGCTTTAATAATTTCATTCGTGTTCACTCGACACATCTTTAACTCATTAtcatttaatgtattattattattattattattattattattattattattattattattattattattattatgtattttgcatttttaaaactgaatacgAATATTATTCGCTTTAATGATTTCATTTGTGTTCACTCAGAatagttttaattcattttccttggatGGAAATGAGAATACTGACGATTTTACAGACTGGAAAATAattctgtatattaatttttaagagtTAATTGAATTACTAAACTCTTGTTTTATAAACTATGtgatttatgaattaatttatgtaaatgataaataaagtaaaagatataaataaataattgtcttTGGGACATTTTTGGTATGGCTATGAAAATTAATCTTATCGGTACTTATATCGTCTTTATTCTGTTTACAGACATTGAACTCTGCGTTTTGTCAAATCATAAATCTTTAAAAGGATATTGTATGAATTTATACATTCAAATATAAGTATGTGGCCAGTGTTTTACTGTTAGGTCAGATTTAACAAtgtgttagtgtgtatatatatatatatatatatatatatatatatatatatatatatatacatatacattggtATGTGCGTAAGTGTGTAtctgtatgcgtatatgtataaactaattaggaaaaagcttatgaataatttttaaaaatattggaataatgTATTCAAGAGTTAAGCAAACTATGATAGAATGTATACTTGAAAATTACAAGAGATAAACTGATTGTAATATATCTACAATAGCGCATGCtgtatgttgtatgtgtataGGTCATACACCACACACAGCAGAATGTTAATTGCACACACCAATTCCCTACCGACcgaaacaaacaataaacagccTATCGAACGAGCAGCGACGCAAATGAAAGTCATAATCAAGACACTTTCATCACCAAAACCTCAGGAAGTTCACCACGTTCAGAACCGAGATACAATTTTCTCTCCGGATGTCACACGAAGGAGCGTGAGTGACGCTTCGTGACAGTTGCCGgcaaaataaactctctctctctctctctctctctctctctctctctctctctctctctctctctctctctctctctctctctctctcagtctgggCGGAAATATGACACAGTTGACATTAAGCCTTTTTTGCTTCCATTTATCAAAGACAGCTGTCACAGAGATGATATTACACgggaaaataaaagggagaaagCTTAGTAAAAGAGATGGTTTCGGAGAAAGGGTTTGTTTGACGTTTCTtgacgtaaatatatacatacacacatatatatatacatatacatatatatgtatatatatgtatgtgtatatatacatgtatatatatgtatatgtatatatatatatatatatatatatatatatatatatatgtgtgtgtatatgtatatatatattgtatttaaccccttcgccaccgggacgtacacatgtacgtcttttacagtacagtaataaaagaccgcGACGTACACCTatacgtctttcatccctcctcgaaaagcagagctgttttcttcagcttggatgggtttcaggcgtagtattgtgtactagagaggtgcagaagctccacccactattcattctagccaatgaatgtccgatggtcgtcgtgacgtcatattcatatgggatattataaggggTATCGTCCAGCAGCACATGCCAGTGTGCCTCAAGCTTTTATGTATGAAACACtgtcacgatcttgtgagtaaatCATTTGGATTCGAATgctaaacttttttcccttttgattgcagttattttacaggttttttttttttatttttcagtatcatgatgtcggatgatagtatttcagattctgggtctgaatacctgccagatctgtcagatgattatagtgatagtggTGATAGTTGTttagaggatgacagcgacaccgagtatttagaagacattgaacccattgtcgatgaaggttggcggttcataacagatccattttgtgacgtgcgcccagacccaccccctgatttcacggagggtgacaatgggatctctgtttgcacaccagacttcacctgcccacgagatgcattttgtttctttttttgtaatgatgTTATTGACAGattgtgtgaatggatgaatgctcgtgcagaggagtattttcggtCAACAGGAAAGCGGAAGGTAAATGGACTTTTGTGGAGGGCTGTCACTCGTGATGAGATGTATGTTTTTCAGAGCTTGCTGATGATAATGGGGTGAATAAAATgccctgtatgtatatgtattggtcACGAGATGCCATGGTAGGGGGTCCAAGGATCTTTTGTAAAGAAGTGATGTCTCGAGCAAGATTTCTTTGCTTGCTGAAATTCCTGAGGTTTGCTCCATTAGACCAAGTGGATAAGAAACGGCCTAAGACTCGGATTGAACCATTTTTTGACTTACTGCGCCAATGTAGCCAGAATCTGCTCACACCAGGGAAGGATATTGCTGTAGATGAGGCACTGATGCTTTGGAAAGGGAGGCTGGGATTCAAGCAATTTATCCGAACAAAAAGATCCAGATTTGGAATAAAGGTTTTTATACTATGCCCTTCAGATCCAAATTGGAATGGCTATTCGTGGAATTTCGAAGTGTATTATGGCAAGGACACGAGTTTTTCTCTACCTGACCCAGTTGCTGCTAACCTATCTATATCGGAGATCATCGTAGTTCATCTAATGAAGAATTTGCTTGACAAGGGACGTCATGTAGTTACGGATAATTGGTATACCAGTTATCGCCTTGGTAATTACTTACTCACCAGGGACACAACACTTACTGGAGTTGTACGAGCTGGCAGGGGACCCCCTAAGAAACTTGTGAATGAAAAACTCTCCAGACACCAGTCAACTTTTGCAAGGAGGGGCAACACTCTCGTTGTCAAGTATATGGACAAAAAGGAGGTCAATGTACTGACAACTCTGTATACAGCTGGCATGGTAGAGAAGTGCAAAACATACTTCGGggataaaactgttttttataaCAAGCCACtccatattgaaaaatataatagtcTGATGGGCAGCATTGACATGGCAGACCAGCTGCTCGAACCATATGCCTTTGGAAAGAAATCCCTTGCCTGGTTCaaaaaacttggtatacattttATCTTTCGTATACTGCTGAACTCCTATTTGGCCTACAAGAACCAAAAATGTTACAAGAAGGACTTCATGGCATTCATCCTTGAAGTCAGTAAGGGCTTGGTATTTCGACATAGTCCCAGTGGTAGGGCCATGCTCGAGGCAGAAGAGGAGGCGAAGTCACAGAAACCCACAAAGATGCCTAATATGGACGTCATACATTCCTGGGTTCGATTTCAACccaagaaacagaagaaatgtCGCATCTGCACCAGGGACTTCAAGAAGAGGAAGGATACCACTTACCACTGCCCTGGATGCCCCGGGGAGCCTGGACTATGCTCGAAGGAACACTTTATAGCTTGGCACTCTCATCCACATAAAAAACGAGGTTCCGAAGCCCCAAGGGCTGGGTCTTCGAGGCAGTAAAAATCAACCCTTCCAACCCAAGCACAGCAGAGGATATATTTTTGGTGTTATATACGtactatgttttttgaaaacttctttcatttttttttacactaacgtaatttttattatcatattttttctactacaagttgtagtagtagtggtattactgttgaatttttttattattattattgttattatcattattatgtttattattattattattattattattattattatattattattattattattattaccaatgccataaacattcattgatgtatacgctgtttctgtatgaacctagactaactgtttccgtaagaaaactactatatactgttattactactagtactattttactaatactttactactttttctgctactttatttctattactttactactacttctaccactTTATAGCtgtttctatttctgcaattactttttccactaaatgttcctctattttcgatatatatatatatatatatatatatatatatatatatatatatatatatatatatatatatatatatatatatatatatatatatatatatatatatatatatatatttatatatatagccaatgtggataaaattttcattgatatatacacaatgttttcacacaagaatataaacgaaaaatatgaataacagaaagtttagtgggagcaaatgatgactgatataccGCGGTCGACAGggtctcatgcggtatgcaagcgttatcggcagtgcaacaggccGGTATGAAGGGGTTAAAAAGTCTATGCATCGTGTGGGTTACTAAAGTACTAAAAATCCCCAAACTGTCCTGACTccccaaatgtatatatatata is a genomic window containing:
- the LOC136845518 gene encoding piggyBac transposable element-derived protein 4-like, whose amino-acid sequence is MSDDSISDSGSEYLPDLSDDYSDSGDSCLEDDSDTEYLEDIEPIVDEDPNWNGYSWNFEVYYGKDTSFSLPDPVAANLSISEIIVVHLMKNLLDKGRHVVTDNWYTSYRLGNYLLTRDTTLTGVVRAGRGPPKKLVNEKLSRHQSTFARRGNTLVVKYMDKKEVNVLTTLYTAGMVEKCKTYFGDKTVFYNKPLHIEKYNSLMGSIDMADQLLEPYAFGKKSLAWFKKLGIHFIFRILLNSYLAYKNQKCYKKDFMAFILEVSKGLVFRHSPSGRAMLEAEEEAKSQKPTKMPNMDVIHSWVRFQPKKQKKCRICTRDFKKRKDTTYHCPGCPGEPGLCSKEHFIAWHSHPHKKRGSEAPRAGSSRQ